agaaaaatatagaattcaATCCTTTGCTTCAAAGGACTTCATAAGAGATTTTCTACAGTTTtgaaattctctaaaatttctatgttttttcttcaaattaaaGGGGCCTTAGGAGTGACACTTTGGGTCCTAAAACTAAGTGAACAAATGCTTCtctcgagaaaaagaaaatataaaccTTTTGCATAAtacctgaaaaagaaaataatcacTGAAAATAGAGGGttttttaatctaaaaatatgatttttttttctaaagaggAGAATAGaggtttttatataaaatacgATTGTTCTTTTTAGAGATTGACTGATTGACTGAAGAAGCAAGACTTTTGCTCGCATCGCACAGATCAGCAGATGACCGATCTAGATCTGGTTTTACTATACTCTACTCTACTAGTActcagggcctgtttggcaggACTCTAGCTCCCAGATTCATCTTACCTAGAGCTGGAGTCCATCCAAACAGTCTAGATTCGTTCGAAACAGGAGCGGAGCGCACCGAATCGCTCCGGGAAAATGAACTACCGGACTGGAGCGGCATTTTTGTCGCTCCTCAACTCCAACTCCAATCGCATTACAGGATTGCCCACACATTTTCGATGAAATTACCAGCAAATGCCACCGCCCTACCcccatccctccctccctctaccGCTTCACCCCATCTCCCCCGACCTCCATCTCAAGAGAGCGAGGAGGCAAAGCAGCAGACgacgcggggaggaggggggagcaGCCGGCGGCAACGATGGACCAGCGGGAAAAAGGCGGCAGCGCACGGACTTCTCCTTCCAGTGtatcccctcttctctccttcccatcctggcacacggcgggcggcggcgcatggcggcTAAGGGGAGCACGGGGGCGGTGGAGGCACCGGCGGCTAGGGGCAGCGCATGGCAGCGAAGAAGGTTGAGGATGAGCAAGGCGTCGGGTGCAAGACGGCTAACCACGGCCGACACTGAGGTAATTTGTTCCCCAAACCCTAAAGTTTCTCCCAGATTTTAACTTCAAATCTAGTTCGTTCATGTGGGGATGGCTGTCTACTTTGTTTGATTGGTTGCTATTATGCAatgaaaaagggggaaaatttCAAGTCTGGCCGTGAGAATTTAGGGATGTGAAATTTCATATTTCAGAACTAGTGACCATGAGCATTTTGTTTGACTGAACATGTTCAATGTCCACCTCCCTGACATCTAGTTGTCTAAACTCTAAAGTTCTATATTCCCAAGCAAGTTGCAATGGATGCAGCCATTCTTATGATAATATATGGATGCATACAGTTGTCTGAACAAGTGCAGTTTGTGAGGTCAAAATCTCTATTTGAGATGTCATTGAGCAATTTGCAGGTGCAGTTGAACTAAATCATATATTAACCCTATATAACAAGTGCAGCTAAATGTAATAGCGAAAGAATACCATAAACTTTGCATTGATATAGTGATAGTTCATCTACTGGATGTACCAACCAGAGTTCATGTATTGATAGGATAGCTCAATAGGACTACAAGATGCCATGGACTTTGCGCTGATAGTGCATCTACTGAATGTACCATATTGTTGTAGAATGAAATAGCAGGAAATTGACTTAGTGATGCTTACAATTTCTTGATCCTTTTAGGAAGAAAAATGCTGAGCTCATTTTGCCATTCTATTGTTTTGCAGGTGGTGAGGGCTGATTTGTGCAATGTAGGGCCAATCCATGAAATACCTACTAGGTGGTGAGGGCTGAATTTGTGCAGTGTAGGACCAATCCATGAAATACTTACTAGGTGGCGAGGGCTGAATTTGTGCAGTGTAGAACAAGAAAGGAAGTTTTATGCTTCCTAATAGTTGTGTAAACATTTGATTATTATGAAGTAGGAATCTGAAGAACCTGACCAGATCCAGCAATGGATGCATAACTATGAACTGTAGTAGTGGTACTTTTAATGTCTCTTTGCTAGATGAGTGACTATGTAAATATGTTTGGATGACTATGATGCTATATGTATGTCATGAATATAGGAATGGGAAAGTATCCAGTGCAATACTACTATTCGGTGGGAGAATGCAATCATCAATGTGGACCGTCGGATGAAAAGTGTACAACACAGATCGAAGCAATCCCCACACTGTTGGTTGTTTATGCAAAAATGTCCCTATGTTATATGCCAAAATGCTTTCAGTCCCTCTATTATAGCAGAAGCCAAGCCTGAACATTTTAGCTTTCCCCATTAAGGGCTAGGGTTTCCGTACACGGTGGATTCGGCTCATCGCACTGAGCGGCAGGGGCGGTCTCAGGTCCGGCGtgcacctcgtcgccgtcgtctttcCAGCCGGTATGCGGCGGGGTGAGGGGCCGCAAGCCTGTTGCCGGCGAGGTCTGGGACAGAGATAGGCAAGGTAGGTGGATCGATCCGGTGGGGGGAGAGCTTGGGGATGGAGATTCGTCCATCCGCGACGATCTGCCAGAAGCCAATGGTGGGCCGGCTAAATACAGTACAAAGTTGAAAATGATCCGCCAAAACAGTGCACTTTCACATCGATGTGTAAGGACTTTATTCAATTTGGTTCACAAGTTGGACAAGTTTGGACGTTACACACCAAACCATAGGTTAAAGGTGATCGGATCTGAGCTGCAATTTGATTCCAAGTTGAAACAACACGTGCTTAAACTATTACCGCCATTATTACAGCTATaagtaacaaaaaaaaggaagaagagagagattaggaGCCACTGACTTTGACTGGCTGTCGTCGTCGGAGTCAACGGGGATATTCTTCCTTTTTACCGGTCAGGGCGGCCGGGCCCACTGCAAAGTGACGTATCGACAGCTCTGCTTATGCCAGCCACTCTAATGTTCTGTGCACAAAAAAAGTGAGACCACGTCAAATATACTAGCATCCATTCTCTTCAAATTATTAGTACTAGAGAATCTGCTGATGATGCTGGATGCTCCTCTTTCTTCCGACAAATTACATTACTCATCATATTGTACTTTGACTATTACTAAATTGCTAACACAGCTCACATATATCCAGACTAAATGAAAAGGTAAGTTAATTAAAAATGATTTGAAAAAAGGACAACTATCAACAGTCTAGCTGCTCCATACCAAATGGAGAATTACAGATCTCCAAATGTGAAGATTAAAACAAGGAGGTTTGAGTATAAATTGCTTAATGCATActccttccgtaaaaaaaagacaacctagGATGGTTGTCCAGATTCGCTATACTATACTGTATCACATCCCATTctatgttgtatttttttttaaaaaaggagggagtagtgtcGATGAAGATTCTTTCACATACGTCGTAGGACATGTGCTTTTAACATCTAGGCCCACTAGGGTGGACCTCACATGTTTGTAACCCACGTTATGTTGAATTTACGTTAGAGGATCTATTTTCATACAATGTAATGTGATAGATTTTCTTTGAGCTTATATAGGTTTAAAATCAACACTCTAATTAAAACAAATGTTTCAGATTAAAGAGAGAGTAAAATATAATACTTAGAAAAGTTCTACCATGGCAATCTCAGCTTGCCATCAAGGCGCTGCTTAATTAGCTTCCCCTCCATTTTTTGAAATAATTAAGTTTTCTTTTACTAATCTACTTTTAGcataagttttctaaaagggTCAATAATTAGTCAAGTTTTCGGAGGGGTGGATGGTTTTtggaaaatatttatttttgtacGTTTTTCTTATCTTGTGCTGCACACAGCCAATGAGAGTAGGGGCAGCGGGGATAGACGACCACACCTTTAGAGAGTAGTACTAATGTCATGCGCTGTGTAAGATACGGATTGTTGATTTCATagattttagtttttttctatcTTGTTTTTCTGGTGATCAATTTTATATGGGTACAATGCTTTTTAATTTGGTGGTCTTTTAGGCAGTGTGGTTTCTTaagcaaggataatagtgggTTATACTATAAACTTATGTGGAAAAGAGAGACACAGAAAAGTGAGGGTGTTGGCTCCTATACAAGAGCTAGTTTTACACATGCTCCAAGATatttacaataaatttatagcgagagaaagagaaaggagagaaaaaatagGGCTAACCTTATAATTAACCTCTTGTACAAGTTAACTCTAACTTGAGCTTATAGCTAATAGTTAgatctactattaaacttgttttTATGTGGGGAGGAGGATAAATCCGTTTTTACATGGGGatactataaaaatatgcaCCGGTAAATAAATGATTGTTTCCGGCTATAATATACTGTGTGGTTCGCTCTTCATAAGCATTAGTGCTAGGCAACGACATACATGATTTTATATAAATCAGTACACTCTAGATATGTATATGAGGAGGACTATACTGAACGAATATATCAATATAGGgtctagatatatatttttttgaagggATATAGGGTctacatatatatgaaattaaaaCCTAAAACTCTCCTCTTTCGTATAAAGGAAAACGAAAATTAAAAAGCAGGACGCCAACCGTTAAGCAAGCCGGATCGATGGGACTTAAATCCAGCCCATGTTTGTCAACAGTGTTTGATCGACCCACCCAAGGCCTCGTTAATTTGATAATCGCGGAATAATGGGCTGGAATTTAATTAGGCCCACCAGGAAAACCCACTTCAAAATAGTATCGCTACCAGTGACTTCATTCATTTTCTTCTCTTACTGTAGCAGCAAAATCCCTTGGAAGCGTATTCACGATAATGAAGTGTGGTGGTAAAAGGATGATGGAATGGCCAACGTTTTCTATAATATAACCAAATATATGGAGTTCCCTTTCAACTGCATGAGTATGTTGGGTAAGTATAACTATTTTCAAAAACCATTTTTGACGCCATCAACCCATCAccattttatttttaggaaaaagtacgaattacccccctcgaactatcgcggttgtccgaattaccccctgaacccgaaaaccagacattcttcacccccaactatacaaaccggacgaattaccctaccttgacccaatccgcggtggttttgctttacgtggcatacacgtggcagttcagtcagcattctatttatttataaaaatgtgggacccacttgtcatactcctcccactcttcctctctctcacgggcggcaggcggggGACATAGCAGCGCCACCCCTccgctctccctcgccgccgcctcccttccgccccgcctcgcctcgcctcgccgccgcccctccgccctgcctcgccgccgccgcccctccgccctgcctcgccgccgcctcgcctcccccgctgccgcgctcgcctctGTCCCCCGCCCGCTGCCCGTGTGAGAGAGgaagaatgagagagagaagagggagagtgggaggagtatgataggtgggtcccacttttttttaataaatagaatgctgattggactgccacgcgtacgccacgtagaccaaaaccaccgtggattgggtcgagggggctaattcgtccggtttgtatagttaggggtgaagaatgttcgttttgtggttcaggtggtaattcagacgaccgcgatagttcggggggataattcgtactttttccttatttttataAGCGATAAAAAAATCCTACCTCTATAAAAATGCAGCATGTGGTCCTAAGGTCACAAACCACCTGTGTAAATTAATATTATAGAGATTTTTGCAAGTGTTTCATTAAAAGAAAACGCCTATGAAAACATGTTCATTTTTACAAGCGGGACCGCATGCAAAATTCATTTAGATgtataaaataaatcaattgaGTCAGTCAAGGGTGGCCTCTTTCTCCCTCCCTCGCTCTCTCCCTTAGAGCTATCTCTTTGTCCATCAACTCACTCTCTCCCTCACCTCAGATCCTCCCTCTCTCACCTCAAATCCATGGCGGTGGTTGGCAGCAGCTGTGAATGGGAGGGGCTGTAGTGCTCGGAGCAAGTGTTCCAATAAATTTGAGTATTTGAAATATTGGTTCCACCTTTtatatagtatatgtttatCCTTTACATGTTACAACACTCACACAAATATGTTGACAAAAGGTAATCGCCATCAATATTAAGTTATTAACTAGAAAGGAAATATTAATATACCTTTTTTATTGTGTAGAAATGTGTACCTATCATTTTGCTATAGGGAATATTCACcttaatttgatattatatgTGGCTATCCATTTAGAGATTCGATAGATTTTTAATACTGAGAAGTTCAAGGggttatttgtaaaattaggaGTAGGTGGAGTGGCATACATACATtatacatacaagttacaacaaaGCCCTCCTCAGAAGGAAAAGACAAAAATAGTTACAACGTACAAGCCCACTACTTACATAAGTTGTTGACGGAGGTGATTACTATACAATATCAAGCTATCAAATTGTAAGATAATATATACCAGCAGCTTAAGGTCGAGATAAGTTGACTAATTATCTCAAGGGAGATGTGGGACAAGGAGGAGCTTCTCCTTGAGGTGAATAGTTATCCCGAAAGTCTCTGTCATATCGATGCCTCCATTTGCTGCTTGATCTATTGGTAGCTTCCAATCGAAGCGATACACAAGGCTTGCTAGCATGACCTCGATGGTGGCGATCGCAAAGTTCATACCTGGGCATATCCTCCGACCAGTTCCGAATGGCAAGAAATTGAAATTATTTCCATTGTACCCAGCCATTGTGTTGCTAAGGAACCTCTCTGGCATGAACTCCTCGGCATTTTCCCAATAGCTAGGGTCCCTGGCAATAGCCCATGCATTGACGATGACACGAGTGCCTGAGGGTATAGTATAGCCCTCAACATTACAGTCAACCATGGAGACATGAGGCACAAGAAGTGGCGCTGCGGGGTGTAGTCGGAGTGTCTCCTTGATCACCGCCTTTAGGTAGGGCATCCTACCTAGCTGCTCCTCAGTAACGATTTCCTGCCCTTTTGGTACCACACCCCTCACCTCAGCTTGTAGCTTGGCCATCAGCTGGGGCTTCTGTATTAGCTCGGCCATGGCATACTCTAGCTCTATGTATAATGTATCTGTTCCAGCCTCGAACATGACAACCAAGTTTGCTTTGATGTTATCCTTAGTGAGGCCATACTCTTGTTGAATAGAGAGTAGAACATCGATGAAGTCACTCTCCTCATCATTGTTGTCGAGCATGGAGGATCTTCGCTTGCTAGCGTGGTCATCGATGAGTTGGTCAAGCAACTGATCCCATCTCCTCTTGACGTGATAGGCCTTGGCACAGAGCAACCTCCTGACAACAGGTAGCCTGGCCAAGCTAGGGAAGTAATCCTCAAGGTTGAAGCCACCAAGGAGCGATGAGTTGATCTCGATCAGCTCCTTGAATAGCTGGTTCCGACCTTCTTCGCGAAAAAACTTGCCAGACACAGCATGGCACACCATGTTGTTGGAGTAGCAGCTGAGCAGCTCAGTCAAGTCTATTGCCATATAtgtcgccgcctcctcgacgATCTTGGCCATTACCAGCCGCACCTCCTGTTGCCGTGTCTGGCCATAGGAGTGGACCTTCTTGATGGTCAGGAGATTCATGGTGACGATCTTCTTTATTTGCCGCCAATAGTCACCATATGGTGAGAATGCCACATCTGTTGCGCCATACAAGAGGATGTCGGCTATAGTATTGTAGGGCCGTGACGCAAACACACGGTCATGAGTGCGTAGGATGGCCTGCGCTGTACGAGCCGACGAAACCACTAGGGTTGGCACCGCGCCGAGGTGGAGGAGCATCAGATCAGGACCATGCTTAGTTGCAAGGTCGCGGAGTGATTTGTGCGGGAGAGAGCTGATGAGGTGCATGTGGCCAATCACCGGAAGCCttcccggcggcgaggggaccCTGCTGAGCATCCCGCCGGACCTTGTTGCGTAGGCATAGCAACGGAAGATGATGAGCAGGAGGATAAGAGGGCACATCATGGCGAGCAGGAGATCAGAGCACGACATCGTCGGCATGGTGCTGGCCTCCTGTGGAGCATGCAGCGATGCTTGCTCATCATGCCTTAGGCCGTCTAGCATTTGTGCCATTGCTACGTTCTACGTATTAGTGGCCTAGCTTCCAAGGCAGAGCAAGCTCGCTAGAGCTAGCTACCTTCAAATTTGATGAATGGAATGAGTTGAGGAAGGCATTCCTTAATTGCTTCTTTTATAATGAGTTGAGCAAGCTcgccatgcatgcatcattACTGTGTTTATCTTTTATAATGCCATGCATTATTTACTCCTATGTTTAGAGGGAGAAGGCAGGCATCGACACATCATCCTCCATTAAATTTTAGTTCTGTTTAATTTGGAAGATATGATGTATCTATCGTTCTTATTCTCGTACTGGTGACACTGACATGGCATATATATTGATATTGGCATTGCGCGATCGACCAATCAATTACCATTCAACGGATGGTGCTAAACTAATAATTCTTGCATGCAGTTGATTACCACATGCACTATATATACGTACGTCCGGTAAAATGATTTTATGCTCAAGGCTCTAGCATTAGTGCTTAATAATGCAGAATTTAATATTATACTTCTGCATTCGTATGCTTATATAATAGTGCAATGAAATGAAAGAATTTGGCGACACTCCGCTTCTGACAAGTGACACGCACTCAAGTACGTACGTTGCCAAATGTGATGCGCCGGTTAATTGTTGCGATTCGCCAACAAttaatatattaatctatcggCTCATGAACAATTAAGCATTAATTTACGGAATTGCTATATATCATTCGAATGAAATTTGGGGATGAAATCTTAAAGATTTTGAACTATGGATCCATGCCAAGATTCGTGCATCGGCATCTCTCCTCCAACTTCAGCGGGCTCCCCTTTTTCTCCGGCGCTGGCGACACGGTACCCCCAACTCCGACAGTGAGCATACGTgttagggtttggggttggGGTTAGGGTAGGGGGGGTTTCCTTAgcgcttagagggatggccgtggcCGGCGGAGGACCGGCAGTGGGCGGTGGAATctggcgggcggcgaggcggcggcggcaccgccgaAGCTGCGGGGATGTAGGAGGGTGgtgggccggcgtcggcggcgggggcaaagcAAGCGTGGGattaggaggcggcggccggtggtggcggatccAACTACGGGGAGCTgccggagacggggaagacggCGGAGCGGGGGAATCTCGCTGTCACCTtcttgagaagaaagagaggtgggtgggggagggggcCTCACCAGCGTCATTGACTCCttccggccagccggcgaggcgggcggcggtgtggtggggcggtggcggcagtggaTCGGGCGGTAGCGATGGTGGCGGTGGATCGGACGGAATGCTCGagcagaggggagggggacgGAAGAAGAAGATAGGGTTAAGTGTTTGCATGAATCTTAAAGCatatccaatggtccaaaattcGAATGATAGGAGGTGTGATTTTCTGTCACATGATATATATACAGCCCCATATGGCTTCCTGAATCAGATATATATACTTACAACTGCGTCGCCGTCTGCAACTGTGGGCGTCaaggatgccgccgccggcttccccgTCGTTGACTTCTcccgcgcctccgccctccccgccgcctgccAAGAGCCtagagagaagagtgagagagagagagagataagaggaagggagagaagaggggaaagaaagaggaggctgacatgtggggcccacataggtcttacgctgactcagcagtcacgtaggacaaaaccgggatcaaaaccgccgagggacatATTGTGACCAGTTTTGCATAATTAagggaccccgcatatctggttttgtggttggaggatgattttgtatcCCAATgaaaagttgagggacctttggtgtactttttccatttgATAATCGCGGAATATGGGCAGGAATTTAATTAGGTCCACTAGGAAAACCCACTTCAAGGTAGTATCGCTACCACCTACTAGTGACTTCATTCATTTTCTTCACGATAATGAAGTGTGGTGGTAATAGGATGATGGAATGGCCAACGTTTTCTAGAATCTAACCAAATATATGGAGTTCCTTTTCAACAGCATGAGTATGTTGGGTAAGTAgaactattttaaaaaatcattttcgaCACCATCAACCCATCACCACTTTATTTTATAGGCAGTAAAAAAATCCTACCTATATAAAAATGCAGCATGTGGTCCTAAGGTCACAGACCACCTGtgaaaattaatattttgatattttcacATGTGTTTCATTAAGAGAAAATGGCTATGAaaacatgtctatttttacaAGCGTTCCTCCTAATAGgaccgcctgcgaaaatcatataaaataaatcaatcggaTCAGTCAAGGGTGACCGGTTTCTCCCTcgttctctctttctccttcacctctccctctcccttagAGCTATCTCTTTACCCATCAActctcccttccctctccctcacctCAGATTCTCCTCCCCTCACCTCAAATCCACGGCGGTGCTTGGCAGCAGCGGTGAAGGGGAGGGGCTGTAGCGCTCAGTGCAAGTATTCCAATAAATTTGAGTATTTGAAATATTGGTTCCACCTttcatatatatagtatatgtttatGCTTTACATGTTACAACACTCACACAAGTATGTACGTTGACAAAAGGTAAGCACCATACAATATTAAGTTATTAGCTAGAAAGGCAATATTAATCTACCCTTTTTTATTGTTTAGAAATATGTACCTATCATTTTGCTATAGGGAATATTTCACCTTAATTTGACATTATATGTGGCTATCCATTTAGATCTGATTGATTTTTAATACTGAGAAGTTCAAGAGGTTATTTGCAAAATTATGAGTAGGTGGAGTGGTATAGATACATtatacatacaagttacaacaaaGCCCTCCTCAGaaggaaaagataaaaataGTTACAACGTACAAGCCCACTACTTACACAAGTTGTTGACAGAGGCGGTTACGATACAATATCAAGATATCAAATTGtaagataatatatatactagcaaCTTAAGATCGAGATAAGTTGACTAATTATCTTGAGGGAGATGTGGGACAAGGAAGAGCTTTTCCTTGAGGTGAATAGTTGCCCCGAAAGTCTCTGTCATATCGATCCTTGAGGTGAATAGCTTCCAATCGAAGCGATACACAAGGCTTGCTAGCATGATCTCGATGGTGGTGATCGCGAAGTTTATACCTGGGCATATCCTTCGACCAGTCCCGAATGGCAAGAAATTGAAATTATTTCCATTGTAGTCAGCCATTGTGTTGCTAAGGAACCTCTCCGGCATGAACTCCTCGGCATTTTCCCAATAGCTAGGGTCCCTGGCAATAGCCCATGCATTGACGATGACACGAGTGCCTGAGGGTATAGTATAGCCCTCGACATTACAGTCAACCACGGAGACATGGGGCGCAAGAAGTGGCGCTGCAGGGTGTAGTCGGAGTGTCTCCTTGATCACCGCCTTTAGGTAGGGCATCCTACCTAGATGCTCCTCAGTAACGATTTCCTGCCCTTTTGATACCACACCCCTCACCTCAGCCTGTAGCTTGGCCATCATCTGGGGCTTCTGCATTAGCTCTGCCATGGCATACTCTAGCTCTATGAATGATGTATCTGTTCCAGCCTCGAACATGATAGCCAAGTTTGCTTTGATGTTATCCTTAGTGAGGCCATACTCTTGTTGAATAGAGAGTAGAACATCGATGAAATCACTCTCCACATCATTATTGTCAAGCAAGGAGGATCTATGCTTGCTAGAGTGGTCATCAATGAGTTTGTCAAGCAACTGGTCCCATCTCTTCTTGACGTCATAGGCCTTGGCAGAGAGCAGCCTCCTGACAACAGGTAGCCTTGCCAAGCTAGGGAAGTAATCCTCAATGTTGAAGCCACCAAGGAGCGACGAGTTGATCTCGATCAGCTCCTTGAATAGTTGGTTCCGGCCTTCTTCGCAAAAAAACATGCCAGACACAGCATGGCACACCATGTTGTTGGTGTAGCAGCTGAGCAGCTCAGTCAAGTCCACTGCCATGTGTGTCGTCGCCTTCTCGACGATCTTGGCCATTACCAGACGCACCTCTTGTTGCCGTGTCTGACTATAGGAGCGGATCTTCTTGATGGTCAAGAGATTCGTTGTGACAATCTTCTTTATTTGCCGCCAATAGTCACCATACGGTGAGAATGCGACATCTGTTGCACCATAAAAAAGGATGTCGGTTATAGCAGATTGCTGCCGTGATGCGAACACACGATCGTGCGTACGCAAGATGACCTGCGCCATATGAGAGGATGATACCACTAGGGTCGGCACCATGCCAAGGTGGAGGAGCATCAGGTCAGGACCATGCTTGGTCGCAAG
The Oryza glaberrima chromosome 8, OglaRS2, whole genome shotgun sequence DNA segment above includes these coding regions:
- the LOC127782752 gene encoding indole-2-monooxygenase-like — its product is MAQMLDGLRHDEQASLHAPQEASTMPTMSCSDLLLAMMCPLILLLIIFRCYAYATRSGGMLSRVPSPPGRLPVIGHMHLISSLPHKSLRDLATKHGPDLMLLHLGAVPTLVVSSARTAQAILRTHDRVFASRPYNTIADILLYGATDVAFSPYGDYWRQIKKIVTMNLLTIKKVHSYGQTRQQEVRLVMAKIVEEAATYMAIDLTELLSCYSNNMVCHAVSGKFFREEGRNQLFKELIEINSSLLGGFNLEDYFPSLARLPVVRRLLCAKAYHVKRRWDQLLDQLIDDHASKRRSSMLDNNDEESDFIDVLLSIQQEYGLTKDNIKANLVVMFEAGTDTLYIELEYAMAELIQKPQLMAKLQAEVRGVVPKGQEIVTEEQLGRMPYLKAVIKETLRLHPAAPLLVPHVSMVDCNVEGYTIPSGTRVIVNAWAIARDPSYWENAEEFMPERFLSNTMAGYNGNNFNFLPFGTGRRICPGMNFAIATIEVMLASLVYRFDWKLPIDQAANGGIDMTETFGITIHLKEKLLLVPHLP
- the LOC127781981 gene encoding indole-2-monooxygenase-like, which translates into the protein MTQMLGALLLFQDSLMSTMTRMSYSLLLPILCPLILLLLFRCYAYATRSGGMLDKLPSPPGRLPLIGHMHLIGSFPHMSLRDLATKHGPDLMLLHLGMVPTLVVSSSHMAQVILRTHDRVFASRQQSAITDILFYGATDVAFSPYGDYWRQIKKIVTTNLLTIKKIRSYSQTRQQEVRLVMAKIVEKATTHMAVDLTELLSCYTNNMVCHAVSGMFFCEEGRNQLFKELIEINSSLLGGFNIEDYFPSLARLPVVRRLLSAKAYDVKKRWDQLLDKLIDDHSSKHRSSLLDNNDVESDFIDVLLSIQQEYGLTKDNIKANLAIMFEAGTDTSFIELEYAMAELMQKPQMMAKLQAEVRGVVSKGQEIVTEEHLGRMPYLKAVIKETLRLHPAAPLLAPHVSVVDCNVEGYTIPSGTRVIVNAWAIARDPSYWENAEEFMPERFLSNTMADYNGNNFNFLPFGTGRRICPGINFAITTIEIMLASLVYRFDWKLFTSRIDMTETFGATIHLKEKLFLVPHLPQDN